In Gemmatimonadota bacterium, a single genomic region encodes these proteins:
- a CDS encoding AAA domain-containing protein, protein MFSFSPNDFLACNGTRIGAEHLHGRMQVLRDEIEPVLTKQHPDLTAVISPVYATTNFRSNPNRPRDHACLYFVDRKLKKSAFPRLPQLGIYLHHNAVAIGFYSGWWTFEAMQKAIADHKKFRGVVPRKGYRCLAGDIIVASPGRSVPWSPSRLEGVDRSLFVGSILTPDEAAVPTLVEDIKTVLEDLYALYAVFTRARYQTSKSSIVYNMPDPAEAGVVRDALVPVEAELLCDLYRFTALKNFHIEAGMLFNLYLCLKTKPFLILAGISGTGKSTVIRLLAEAINGLDEGRARGYRLIPVRPDWNDVRDLLGFENLLTGVFRPGALLQAMCEAQDDPDRPYFVCLDEMNLARVEHYFADFLSVMETARRTPDGAWTTDPIELAQGGDVVSTDEMGDVLSRLPIPSNLFVAGTVNMDETTYAFSPKVLDRANTVAFDRVDLGLSGYDPEVQIDSTALRALGQALIDRPYRQLEDVRHRDEVVAWNEPLEEINAMLAEEDLHFGYRIRDEVLIYMAYALDLIEGLPSNAPAFAPRDAFDYQILQKILPRLSGAGDELTGLLDALIAFCDSTYPRSTHKLQRVKRRVELTGFVSFW, encoded by the coding sequence ATGTTCTCTTTCTCTCCCAACGATTTTCTCGCCTGTAATGGCACGCGCATAGGTGCTGAGCATCTGCATGGGCGGATGCAAGTCCTGCGCGATGAGATTGAACCCGTCCTGACGAAACAGCATCCAGACCTCACGGCTGTTATTTCACCTGTTTATGCGACGACGAATTTTCGCTCCAATCCCAACCGGCCGCGGGATCACGCGTGTCTCTATTTTGTAGATCGCAAGCTGAAGAAGAGCGCGTTTCCCCGATTGCCCCAACTGGGTATTTATTTGCACCACAATGCCGTCGCTATTGGCTTTTACTCTGGGTGGTGGACATTTGAGGCGATGCAAAAGGCGATTGCCGACCACAAGAAGTTTCGCGGTGTGGTGCCGCGCAAGGGGTATCGCTGTTTGGCGGGTGATATTATTGTGGCGTCACCCGGTCGTTCCGTGCCCTGGTCGCCATCCAGGCTCGAGGGGGTTGATCGCTCGCTGTTTGTCGGTTCGATTCTTACGCCGGATGAAGCTGCGGTGCCGACTCTTGTTGAGGATATTAAGACGGTGCTGGAGGATCTCTACGCGCTGTATGCGGTGTTTACAAGAGCGAGATATCAGACTTCTAAAAGCAGTATTGTGTACAATATGCCCGATCCCGCAGAAGCCGGTGTTGTGCGGGATGCGCTTGTGCCTGTGGAGGCAGAGCTTTTGTGCGATCTTTACCGGTTCACGGCGCTGAAGAATTTCCATATTGAAGCGGGGATGTTGTTCAATCTCTATCTGTGTTTGAAGACCAAACCGTTTCTCATTCTGGCGGGGATATCCGGGACGGGGAAGAGTACCGTGATTCGGCTTTTAGCCGAGGCGATCAATGGTCTCGATGAGGGGCGAGCGAGAGGGTATCGCCTGATTCCCGTGCGCCCGGATTGGAATGATGTGCGCGATTTGCTCGGGTTTGAAAATTTGCTCACGGGGGTGTTTCGCCCGGGTGCGTTGCTTCAGGCGATGTGCGAAGCACAGGACGATCCGGACCGTCCCTATTTTGTGTGTTTGGACGAGATGAATCTCGCCCGCGTGGAGCACTATTTTGCCGATTTTTTGAGTGTTATGGAGACAGCGAGGCGCACGCCCGATGGGGCGTGGACGACAGATCCGATTGAATTGGCGCAGGGTGGCGATGTCGTGTCAACGGATGAGATGGGAGATGTGCTTTCGCGTTTGCCCATTCCGTCCAATTTGTTTGTTGCGGGTACGGTCAATATGGATGAGACGACTTATGCGTTTAGTCCCAAGGTGCTGGACAGGGCAAATACGGTTGCTTTTGATCGTGTTGATCTGGGGTTGTCGGGTTATGATCCCGAGGTGCAGATTGATTCGACGGCTCTGCGCGCCCTCGGACAAGCGCTTATTGATCGTCCCTATCGGCAGTTGGAAGATGTTCGCCACCGCGATGAGGTTGTTGCGTGGAATGAGCCGTTGGAGGAGATTAACGCGATGCTCGCGGAGGAGGATTTGCATTTTGGCTATCGCATCCGCGACGAGGTTCTCATCTATATGGCGTATGCGCTCGATTTGATTGAGGGGCTGCCTTCAAATGCGCCGGCGTTCGCGCCCCGAGATGCTTTTGATTATCAGATTTTACAAAAGATTCTCCCACGCCTGTCCGGCGCAGGAGATGAACTCACAGGTTTGCTGGACGCACTTATCGCTTTTTGCGATTCCACATATCCCCGCTCAACACACAAACTCCAGCGCGTGAAACGCCGCGTTGAACTCACGGGGTTTGTGAGCTTCTGGTAG
- a CDS encoding GNAT family N-acetyltransferase yields MDNFAHHNIHLKTENLKLRPFEETDFDLAVPFYRDPDFLNAMEGEPPEEPVTGDYLRRVGKHMAKQGFLFAIEEKASGRTIGEVCLQWMNLERAKIEGEKVMRLPIGIWDKSLWGKGYGKEVVRRLMAYAFEELEINRFCAMDVHADNERSKALWQSCGLTISREMDNGKTLDFEITRSEYRRLSLG; encoded by the coding sequence ATGGACAACTTTGCCCATCACAATATTCACCTGAAAACAGAAAACTTGAAGCTCCGGCCATTTGAAGAAACTGATTTTGATCTCGCGGTACCTTTTTATAGAGATCCCGATTTTCTGAATGCAATGGAGGGAGAGCCGCCCGAAGAACCCGTGACAGGTGACTATCTCAGACGCGTGGGCAAACACATGGCAAAACAGGGCTTCCTATTTGCAATTGAGGAAAAGGCGAGCGGACGAACCATTGGCGAAGTGTGTTTACAGTGGATGAATTTGGAACGGGCAAAAATCGAGGGAGAGAAGGTCATGCGCTTGCCCATTGGGATATGGGACAAATCCCTCTGGGGCAAAGGCTATGGAAAAGAAGTAGTGCGACGCCTGATGGCGTACGCATTTGAGGAATTGGAAATCAATCGATTCTGCGCGATGGATGTACATGCAGACAACGAACGTTCAAAAGCCTTGTGGCAATCGTGTGGATTGACCATCTCAAGAGAAATGGACAACGGAAAGACGCTGGACTTTGAGATCACACGATCGGAATACAGGAGATTAAGTCTTGGCTAA
- a CDS encoding NIPSNAP family containing protein: protein MFFELRQYRTQPGKREEWVKFMESEIIPFQISKGMVVIGSFVGEEEEDLYVWIRRFESEEQREQLYKAVYEDPYWTDTLTDQVGALIDRERIVVTRLNATPRSVIQ from the coding sequence CGAACTACGTCAATATCGCACCCAACCTGGAAAACGCGAAGAATGGGTTAAATTCATGGAGAGTGAAATCATCCCATTTCAAATATCAAAAGGCATGGTAGTTATCGGCAGTTTTGTCGGCGAAGAAGAAGAAGACCTCTACGTGTGGATCCGCCGATTTGAGAGCGAGGAACAAAGAGAGCAACTCTACAAAGCCGTCTATGAAGACCCGTATTGGACTGACACCCTGACCGATCAAGTAGGCGCACTGATCGACCGAGAACGCATTGTAGTAACGCGCCTCAACGCAACACCGAGGTCCGTGATACAATAA